TGAGCGGATACCGCTTTGTGCTGGAGGCAAAGAAGCAGGGCAAGCGCGTGGCCGTCATCAATGGCGGGCCCGGCCGGGGCGATCAGAAGGTGGATACGCTGTGGCGCACGCAGGTAGGTCCCGCCTTCGATGCGCTGCTCGATGAGCTGGGGCTATAACTAGCGCGGGATGCTTTCCACCAGTTCCAAAATGGTGCGCACGATGGCGCAGACGCGCTTATCCATCGGCATATCCTCGTGCATGACCATCGCGCGGCGGTCGAAGTCTTGGACATAGATATTGCGAACCGTGCCCTCTGCGACGCCGCGGGGGTCGAGGAAGCAGGTCTCGGGTGGGACCACGACGGCATCAGACCGGGTGGCAATGCAGGTATAGCTCACGCCGGATTCCAGATCGCCGTCCCGGTTGGTTTCGCGCAGCGCCTCACTGCCGACGACCTGGTCCATGCCCGCCGGCCCAAACCAGCCATCAATGATGGAGCGCAGGACCGCTTCTTGGCGCGGGGTGCGAATGAGGCGGCTGGCGATGCCGCCATAAGTGGTGCCGTGGTTCGGCGCGCTGATGCACATCAGGTGCAGGACGTTTTCGGCGCCGCCAATCATTCGCATCCAATAGCGGGCAAGCAGCCCGCCCTGCGAGTGGCCGATGAGGATGACCTTGTCCGCGCCGGTGACTGCGCGCACGACATCAATATAGGCGCCAAGCTCCTTCGCGGATTCCGCGAGGGGCTGGGTAGCGCGGTGCCCATAATCGGGGGCGAAGACGGCCCAGCCGT
The nucleotide sequence above comes from Corynebacterium tuberculostearicum. Encoded proteins:
- a CDS encoding esterase/lipase family protein, with protein sequence MAELKSTISEQLRKFWRANEKELTDSPRRGIASPAEATALREEVAAEIADLIKAQKIKTSPGDTALDADAAATLPLGARIKPRGVFEDDWSARPTAQRPWPVILIHGTCDTKGVWQLLGNELRQDGWAVFAPDYGHRATQPLAESAKELGAYIDVVRAVTGADKVILIGHSQGGLLARYWMRMIGGAENVLHLMCISAPNHGTTYGGIASRLIRTPRQEAVLRSIIDGWFGPAGMDQVVGSEALRETNRDGDLESGVSYTCIATRSDAVVVPPETCFLDPRGVAEGTVRNIYVQDFDRRAMVMHEDMPMDKRVCAIVRTILELVESIPR